From a region of the Paenibacillus segetis genome:
- the aroD gene encoding type I 3-dehydroquinate dehydratase, whose protein sequence is MSRTVTIKDVTLGEGAPKICVPMVGKRLEQLQDEATHLTTLDLDIVEWRVDFFEQVENIDAVTGALTQIRSILGDIPLLFTFRSAKEGGEREVSTAFYFELNRAVAVTGEVELIDVELFNEEQAIKELISVAHAHKVFVIISNHDFDKTPPRDEIVSRLKRAQDLGGDIPKIAVMPTSPSDVLTLLEATCRMKEQYADRPIITMSMAGTGVISRLAGEVFGSALTFGAANQASAPGQVPVAELRSMLNLLHRSL, encoded by the coding sequence ATGAGTAGAACAGTAACGATCAAAGATGTGACTCTAGGAGAAGGCGCACCCAAAATTTGCGTTCCCATGGTAGGAAAGAGACTGGAGCAATTACAGGATGAGGCAACACACCTAACAACACTTGATCTGGATATTGTGGAATGGCGGGTCGATTTCTTTGAACAAGTGGAGAACATCGATGCGGTTACCGGGGCTTTGACGCAGATTAGGTCCATTCTGGGGGACATTCCGTTGTTATTTACGTTTCGAAGTGCCAAAGAGGGCGGCGAGAGAGAAGTAAGTACTGCATTTTATTTTGAGCTAAATAGAGCTGTTGCTGTAACGGGAGAGGTCGAACTTATAGATGTAGAGCTGTTCAATGAGGAGCAGGCGATCAAGGAACTGATTAGTGTAGCTCATGCACATAAAGTATTTGTCATTATTTCTAATCATGATTTCGACAAAACCCCACCGAGGGATGAAATTGTATCGCGCTTGAAGAGAGCACAGGATTTAGGCGGGGATATCCCGAAAATAGCAGTGATGCCAACAAGTCCGAGCGATGTGCTGACCTTGCTCGAAGCAACATGTAGGATGAAGGAACAATATGCCGATCGACCGATCATCACGATGTCGATGGCAGGTACAGGCGTCATCAGCCGCCTAGCGGGGGAAGTATTCGGCTCAGCGCTAACCTTCGGTGCCGCTAACCAGGCCTCTGCCCCAGGGCAAGTACCGGTAGCGGAATTACGCAGCATGCTGAACCTGCTACATCGCAGCTTGTAG
- a CDS encoding shikimate kinase → MLSHEEIAQKDKNIVLIGFMGVGKTTIGQHLAKKIGRDFIDVDAQIEQKYGMPVTQIFQSLGEKAFRQMEKDYILDVCSNSQHKIISLGGGAFLQDEIKNICLSTSNVVYLNISWETWKQRLHLIIDSRPILQNKSMEEIEQLFYTRQNSYSSNHASVNIDGLGFEEAADHLIQTLDL, encoded by the coding sequence TTGCTGTCCCATGAGGAAATAGCTCAAAAGGATAAAAATATTGTCTTAATTGGTTTTATGGGCGTGGGGAAAACCACGATTGGTCAACATCTCGCTAAGAAAATAGGTCGTGATTTTATTGATGTTGATGCTCAAATCGAGCAAAAATACGGAATGCCTGTGACGCAAATATTCCAGTCTCTTGGGGAAAAGGCGTTTCGCCAAATGGAAAAAGACTATATTCTCGATGTATGTAGCAACTCGCAGCATAAAATTATTTCTCTTGGTGGTGGTGCGTTCCTGCAGGATGAGATTAAAAATATCTGTCTGTCGACGTCCAACGTTGTCTATCTTAATATTTCCTGGGAAACATGGAAACAAAGACTACACTTGATCATAGATAGCAGACCCATTCTCCAGAACAAAAGCATGGAAGAAATAGAACAACTATTCTATACCCGTCAGAACTCATACTCCTCAAATCATGCCTCCGTTAATATTGACGGACTCGGATTCGAAGAAGCCGCCGACCATCTCATCCAAACGCTAGATCTCTAG
- a CDS encoding SGNH/GDSL hydrolase family protein, whose product MNEINKEFLTDNFKYIVSGDSISKGVIYDEVRSKYVILEDNYVSLLQDKLKGAVRNTARFGNTLIKGIGNLKKDIVKDKPNIVLIEYGGNDCDFHWNEIADNPDALHNPKTDFTVFEKMLTETIHFLKSQQITPILMSLPPLNADKYFKWVSQNNPEAETNIMKWLGSVTKIYWWQERYNSTIIKVSEMTKTKYIDVRGAFLEHPDFTKFICVDGIHPNKAGHQIICDKVLEFIRTNYQFLLQDHNDLAYE is encoded by the coding sequence ATGAATGAAATTAACAAGGAGTTTTTAACTGATAATTTTAAATATATTGTTTCCGGAGATTCCATTTCCAAGGGTGTAATTTATGATGAAGTGAGAAGCAAGTACGTTATACTCGAAGACAATTATGTATCACTTCTACAGGATAAACTTAAAGGCGCCGTCCGAAATACAGCAAGGTTTGGCAATACGCTGATCAAAGGAATCGGCAATCTGAAGAAAGACATTGTGAAGGACAAACCTAATATTGTGCTGATCGAGTATGGTGGTAACGATTGTGATTTCCATTGGAATGAAATTGCCGACAACCCAGATGCGCTACACAACCCTAAGACTGATTTCACCGTATTTGAGAAAATGCTGACGGAAACGATTCATTTTCTAAAAAGTCAACAGATCACACCGATCTTAATGAGCCTTCCCCCTTTAAACGCTGACAAATACTTCAAATGGGTTAGCCAGAATAATCCTGAAGCTGAGACCAACATCATGAAATGGCTGGGGAGCGTCACCAAAATTTATTGGTGGCAAGAAAGATACAATTCGACGATTATTAAAGTGTCTGAAATGACTAAAACCAAATATATCGATGTAAGAGGAGCCTTCCTTGAACATCCTGATTTCACCAAATTTATTTGTGTAGATGGCATCCATCCTAATAAAGCGGGTCACCAGATTATTTGTGATAAAGTTCTTGAGTTCATCCGAACCAACTATCAATTCTTACTGCAGGACCATAACGATTTAGCATATGAATAA
- a CDS encoding Gfo/Idh/MocA family protein, whose translation MRFGIIGTNWITERFIQSAMETEQFALTALYSRTEEKGKAFAAKFNDPKVYTDLEQMVASDQLDAVYIASPNSFHAEQAILCMNHGKHVLCEKPMASNVSEMQRMIEAARSNNVVLMEAMKSTLMPNLRVIKDNLYKIGRVRRYFASYCQYSSRYDAFKQGTVLNAFNPIYSNGSLMDLGTYCIYPMVTLFGKPDSIQAVGVQLSSGVDGEGSMVLKYKDMDAVIMYSKIADSYLPAEIQGENGTLVIDKINQPYSVKIHYRDGTIENLTQPQYQESMYYEAEEFIELIQTGCRESSINSWSNSLMAVEIMDEARRQIGLTFPADLT comes from the coding sequence ATACGATTCGGTATTATTGGAACGAACTGGATAACTGAGCGCTTCATCCAATCTGCAATGGAGACAGAGCAATTTGCTCTGACTGCGTTATACTCCCGTACGGAAGAAAAGGGCAAGGCTTTTGCTGCTAAATTTAATGATCCCAAAGTATATACAGATTTAGAACAAATGGTAGCAAGCGATCAGTTGGATGCTGTTTATATCGCTAGCCCTAACTCATTTCATGCTGAGCAGGCTATTCTTTGCATGAATCATGGGAAGCATGTTCTTTGCGAGAAGCCGATGGCTTCCAATGTGTCAGAAATGCAAAGAATGATCGAGGCTGCTCGTAGTAACAACGTGGTGTTAATGGAAGCCATGAAATCTACGCTTATGCCTAACTTAAGAGTGATTAAGGACAATCTGTATAAAATAGGTCGTGTTCGTCGCTATTTTGCAAGCTACTGTCAATATTCCTCCCGGTATGATGCCTTTAAGCAAGGAACCGTTCTGAACGCATTTAATCCCATTTACTCCAACGGTTCTTTGATGGATTTGGGTACGTATTGTATTTATCCTATGGTTACACTGTTCGGCAAGCCCGATTCTATCCAAGCTGTCGGCGTTCAGCTCTCTTCAGGTGTTGATGGGGAGGGAAGTATGGTGCTTAAGTATAAGGATATGGATGCGGTTATTATGTACTCCAAAATTGCCGATTCTTACTTGCCAGCAGAGATTCAAGGCGAGAACGGTACTTTAGTTATTGATAAGATCAATCAGCCCTATAGTGTGAAGATTCATTATCGAGACGGGACGATTGAAAACCTTACTCAGCCGCAATATCAAGAGTCCATGTATTATGAAGCCGAGGAGTTTATCGAATTGATTCAGACGGGTTGTCGTGAAAGTAGTATCAACTCATGGAGTAATTCGCTTATGGCCGTAGAAATTATGGACGAAGCTAGACGACAGATAGGGCTTACTTTCCCAGCGGATTTAACCTAA
- a CDS encoding VWA domain-containing protein, whose product MIKFGLLRRSFCIRASMLTLLVMTLLLSGCQSDLFSSSSKTFVILSGSENKPLEPLVKRIAKESGYDVSFDYKGSIDSMNLLQADSSRYDAVWLASRFWIELGDQSKKVKLTQSIMTSPITFGIQKSKAEELGFVGKDVTIRDILNAVNSHELNFMMTSATQSNSGLSAYLGFLHALLQKDQALTHDDLQNEALRAEVKQLLQGVNRSSGSSGWLKDLFLQGDGSYDAMVNYEAVLIETNQELVKQGKEPLYLVYPTDGLSIADFTLGYIDNGDADKEAFFKKMQENLLSESTQQEIGELGRRTGFGGVVANRNPNVFNSEWGIDLDRNISPIAFPSSDVVLEAMNLYQTALKKPSYTVFALDYSGSMANNGETQLKKAMETILDQEQASKYLLQGSDEDVVVAIPFNNQLIDVWKADHLSDYKSLLEQIENLKADGGTNIYKASIQGLEQMRNVDTSKYNVAIILMTDGMSDGSYDDFAQTYREVGKDIPVFPIMFGDASDEQLNGLVKLTRGKLFDGTSDLISAFKEAKGYN is encoded by the coding sequence ATGATCAAATTCGGCTTATTACGCCGGTCATTCTGCATACGAGCGTCAATGTTGACGTTATTGGTAATGACATTGTTGCTGTCTGGATGTCAAAGTGACTTGTTCTCTAGCAGCTCAAAAACGTTTGTTATTCTGTCGGGCTCCGAGAATAAACCCTTGGAACCCTTAGTGAAGCGAATCGCTAAGGAATCAGGATATGATGTTTCATTCGATTACAAAGGTTCTATCGACAGTATGAATCTACTACAAGCGGATTCCAGTCGGTATGATGCGGTCTGGTTGGCCTCACGATTCTGGATTGAGCTTGGTGATCAGAGTAAAAAAGTGAAGCTTACGCAGTCGATTATGACTTCACCCATTACGTTTGGTATCCAGAAGTCGAAGGCAGAGGAATTAGGTTTCGTCGGTAAGGATGTTACCATTCGTGATATTTTAAACGCGGTAAATTCGCATGAACTGAATTTTATGATGACTTCGGCAACTCAATCAAATTCAGGATTAAGTGCCTATCTAGGATTTCTACATGCTCTATTACAAAAAGACCAGGCGCTCACGCATGACGATTTGCAGAATGAAGCGCTACGCGCAGAAGTGAAGCAATTACTACAAGGAGTGAACCGTTCGTCGGGTAGCTCGGGCTGGTTGAAGGATCTGTTCCTACAGGGGGATGGCAGCTACGATGCTATGGTCAATTATGAAGCGGTCTTAATTGAGACGAATCAGGAGCTTGTGAAACAGGGGAAGGAGCCATTATATCTGGTGTATCCTACGGATGGGCTTAGTATCGCTGATTTCACCCTTGGATATATCGATAATGGTGATGCTGACAAAGAGGCGTTCTTTAAAAAAATGCAAGAAAATCTATTGAGCGAATCGACACAGCAGGAAATAGGGGAATTGGGTCGACGTACTGGATTTGGTGGAGTGGTCGCCAATCGTAATCCTAATGTGTTTAATTCCGAATGGGGAATCGACTTAGATCGTAACATTTCACCAATTGCATTTCCCAGCAGCGATGTAGTTCTGGAGGCTATGAACCTGTACCAGACTGCGCTTAAGAAGCCAAGCTATACCGTTTTTGCGCTAGATTATTCAGGCAGCATGGCAAATAACGGAGAGACACAATTGAAGAAAGCGATGGAGACTATTCTAGATCAGGAGCAAGCGAGCAAGTATTTGCTGCAAGGTTCTGACGAGGATGTAGTCGTCGCGATACCTTTTAATAATCAATTGATTGATGTGTGGAAAGCTGATCATTTAAGTGATTATAAGTCACTATTAGAGCAGATCGAGAATTTAAAAGCTGATGGTGGAACTAATATCTACAAAGCATCCATACAAGGTTTGGAGCAAATGAGGAACGTGGATACCAGTAAATATAATGTGGCAATTATCCTGATGACGGATGGAATGTCAGATGGATCTTATGATGATTTTGCACAGACTTACCGCGAAGTTGGCAAAGACATTCCCGTATTCCCAATCATGTTTGGCGATGCCTCTGACGAACAATTGAATGGACTCGTCAAACTCACTCGTGGGAAGTTATTTGACGGTACGAGTGATCTGATTAGCGCTTTTAAGGAAGCTAAGGGATATAACTGA
- a CDS encoding 5-bromo-4-chloroindolyl phosphate hydrolysis family protein codes for MQAAKGITAGVLGAAAFSLFLFVIHAPFLLSVGSGVAVLVAVELLWRGRAKIEIQLPNQPDETSMDFYKQTIQEGRVHAEQIKQYLKLVEDAGVYEKILEICDTSDRIFETLHSKPQSVKVIRQYFTYYLETTSKIIGKYVELKRQNIRDQEVEEIITRTESDLDLIAKLFQQNLKKLVSDDVLDLDVELDMLQSMLKSEGLK; via the coding sequence ATGCAAGCTGCTAAAGGAATCACAGCGGGAGTGCTCGGAGCTGCGGCTTTTTCCCTCTTTCTGTTCGTCATCCATGCCCCATTTCTACTCTCGGTTGGTAGTGGAGTTGCGGTACTGGTAGCTGTGGAGCTATTATGGCGAGGCCGGGCGAAGATCGAGATACAGCTACCAAATCAGCCTGATGAGACCTCAATGGACTTTTATAAGCAAACGATTCAGGAAGGCCGGGTTCATGCTGAACAAATTAAACAATATTTGAAGCTTGTGGAGGACGCAGGTGTGTATGAGAAAATATTAGAAATTTGCGATACTTCCGATCGAATCTTTGAAACATTGCATAGTAAGCCCCAAAGTGTGAAGGTTATTCGCCAGTATTTCACTTATTATCTGGAGACAACCAGCAAAATTATTGGCAAATATGTAGAGTTGAAGCGGCAAAATATCCGTGATCAAGAAGTGGAAGAGATTATCACCAGAACTGAGAGTGATTTGGATTTGATAGCGAAGTTGTTTCAACAAAATCTGAAGAAGCTTGTTTCTGATGATGTCCTGGATCTCGATGTGGAACTTGATATGCTGCAATCTATGCTCAAATCGGAGGGCCTGAAGTGA
- a CDS encoding toxic anion resistance protein translates to MIELQNTPNQGELTNEQLEKVQTIAAELDLSDGQSITYYGAGVQKELSTFSDKVLEHVTMKDSGAAGQILGDLTLKLKGLDVDSLSGAQSGFFSKLFRTFANKIEKFIMQYQEINGYVEQITVKLEKANNTLIKETLTLQELFERNGAYYQELSVYIKAGELKLQELRDKVLPALEEQAKSSQDQLVMQRYSDLVSAADRFEKKLYDLKLSQTISLQAAPQIRLIQSNNQVLSDKIQSSILNTIPIWKQQIIIAISLFRQNEALKLQQEVTKTTNEMLLKNSQMMKQGTIEIAKESQKGIVEIETLKKTHQNLISTLEETIKIQQDGQATRKTAEEEMIKMKEELRDKLLKFAEEERSIR, encoded by the coding sequence ATGATCGAATTGCAAAATACACCTAATCAAGGTGAGTTAACAAACGAACAATTGGAGAAGGTACAGACCATTGCGGCAGAACTTGATTTGTCTGATGGTCAGAGCATTACATATTATGGAGCAGGTGTGCAGAAGGAATTATCCACTTTTTCGGATAAAGTTCTTGAACATGTAACGATGAAGGACTCAGGTGCTGCGGGTCAAATCCTGGGTGATCTGACTTTGAAGCTAAAAGGGTTGGATGTAGATAGCCTATCTGGAGCACAATCGGGGTTTTTCTCGAAATTATTTCGGACATTTGCGAACAAAATCGAAAAGTTTATCATGCAATATCAGGAGATTAACGGGTACGTTGAGCAAATTACAGTGAAGCTCGAAAAAGCAAACAATACATTGATCAAAGAAACACTCACTTTGCAGGAGTTGTTCGAACGTAATGGAGCGTATTATCAGGAGCTATCCGTATACATTAAGGCAGGTGAATTGAAACTTCAGGAGCTGCGTGATAAGGTTCTACCTGCCTTAGAGGAGCAAGCGAAGTCGTCACAGGATCAACTGGTGATGCAGAGGTATTCAGATCTGGTGTCGGCTGCGGATCGCTTTGAGAAGAAGCTGTATGATTTGAAGCTTTCGCAGACAATCTCTCTACAAGCTGCGCCTCAAATTCGTCTGATCCAATCTAACAATCAAGTGCTCTCTGATAAAATACAAAGTTCAATTCTCAATACCATCCCGATCTGGAAGCAGCAAATCATCATTGCTATTAGCTTATTCCGTCAGAACGAGGCGTTGAAGCTTCAGCAGGAAGTGACGAAGACAACCAATGAGATGCTGCTCAAGAACTCGCAAATGATGAAGCAAGGAACGATAGAGATCGCCAAGGAAAGCCAGAAGGGGATTGTTGAGATCGAGACGTTGAAGAAGACGCATCAGAACTTGATTTCCACACTCGAAGAGACGATCAAGATTCAACAGGATGGGCAAGCAACCCGGAAAACGGCCGAAGAAGAAATGATCAAAATGAAGGAAGAGCTCCGGGATAAACTATTGAAATTTGCCGAAGAAGAACGTAGCATTAGATAA
- a CDS encoding cache domain-containing sensor histidine kinase encodes MIKRSRFISIKTKIIVPFLFVIIVPILIMSVNSYISSQQLLEKKYRDLLIDITQQSNIRIEEFLNEIEKISLVSSYGINSYVSASSQENYPIQNYLRDSSTTHENEASRLLMNYITMKDRAFSVYIYNMNQGENLYISSNKPIDYTYNPKKEPWFQNFLKSEDVVMNLPTHLDDQTKSKDNWAISNVRKIFDLKNGKLLGVMVISIDLDFINKVNERLQEERRSAFTIVDDQERIIYNRDYSKIGKLFKETLSLDPKEDLINDGSQIVRTEGRDYILIRNPFKEQKWTTYLYMPLEELSVEGKILKRNLLIIVVMLVCFAIICSIYLSNLVTRPIKKLMRNMSLVEKGKFDHLPSGQSNDEIGLLANRFDQMSSELKQLVERIYQEEEQKSEAEIRALQAQINPHFLYNTLNSVKWIASMQRSDKIVEMTEALISMLRYTANNTGALVPIREEMDNIEHYMSIQKVRYFNRIQVKYEVDDILLDYQILKLTIQPIVENAIFHGLAEQEDEGTITISIYRENQDIIIGVKDNGQGMDQETIEHLQRDVLGVEGNFNGIGISNVHNRLRRIYGSNYGIHFVSEQGMGTIFYIRIPQVLMSDGGGQP; translated from the coding sequence ATGATCAAACGATCCAGATTTATTAGTATTAAAACAAAAATTATTGTTCCCTTCCTGTTTGTTATCATCGTGCCTATTCTAATTATGTCCGTCAATTCTTATATTTCATCTCAGCAACTTTTGGAGAAGAAATATAGAGATTTATTGATCGATATTACTCAGCAGTCGAATATCCGCATTGAAGAATTTCTAAATGAGATTGAGAAGATTTCACTTGTCTCCAGCTATGGAATAAACAGCTATGTGTCAGCAAGTTCCCAAGAGAACTACCCGATTCAGAATTATCTCCGCGACAGCAGCACGACCCATGAGAATGAGGCCTCACGTTTATTGATGAACTATATTACGATGAAAGATCGGGCTTTCTCCGTTTATATTTACAATATGAATCAAGGAGAAAATCTATATATCAGTTCCAATAAACCTATTGATTACACTTATAATCCGAAGAAGGAGCCATGGTTCCAAAATTTTTTGAAATCAGAAGACGTTGTTATGAATCTTCCAACCCATTTGGATGATCAGACTAAAAGTAAAGATAATTGGGCGATTTCCAATGTCCGTAAAATATTTGATCTAAAGAATGGAAAGCTGCTAGGTGTAATGGTTATCAGTATTGATTTGGATTTTATTAACAAGGTCAATGAGCGGCTCCAGGAAGAACGGCGTTCAGCTTTTACGATTGTTGATGATCAAGAGCGGATTATTTATAACCGTGATTATAGTAAAATAGGCAAGCTCTTTAAGGAAACCTTGTCTTTGGATCCGAAGGAAGACTTAATAAACGACGGGAGTCAAATTGTTCGAACGGAGGGCAGAGACTATATCCTGATTCGAAATCCATTTAAAGAGCAAAAGTGGACTACCTATCTGTACATGCCACTGGAGGAATTGTCGGTGGAAGGGAAAATCTTGAAGCGCAATTTGCTCATCATTGTGGTAATGCTGGTTTGTTTTGCGATTATCTGCTCCATTTATTTGTCCAATCTGGTGACTAGACCGATAAAGAAATTGATGAGAAATATGAGTTTGGTGGAGAAAGGGAAATTTGATCATCTCCCTTCAGGACAATCAAACGATGAAATCGGTCTCCTTGCTAACCGTTTTGATCAGATGAGTTCCGAGTTGAAGCAACTCGTCGAACGTATCTATCAAGAAGAAGAACAGAAATCCGAGGCGGAGATTCGGGCGCTTCAAGCGCAGATTAATCCTCACTTTCTATACAATACCTTAAACTCTGTGAAGTGGATTGCCTCAATGCAGCGTTCAGACAAAATAGTAGAGATGACTGAAGCATTAATTTCCATGCTGCGATATACCGCGAATAATACAGGTGCTCTCGTACCCATTCGAGAAGAAATGGACAATATTGAGCACTATATGTCGATTCAAAAAGTAAGATATTTCAACCGTATTCAGGTTAAATATGAGGTTGACGATATCCTATTGGATTATCAAATTTTGAAGCTGACGATACAACCGATTGTTGAAAACGCTATCTTTCATGGTCTCGCTGAACAAGAAGATGAAGGGACGATCACGATATCCATTTACCGGGAAAATCAGGATATTATTATCGGGGTCAAGGATAATGGACAAGGGATGGATCAGGAAACGATCGAACATTTGCAACGAGATGTTCTGGGCGTTGAAGGGAACTTTAACGGCATCGGAATCTCCAATGTCCATAATAGATTAAGACGCATTTACGGTTCCAATTATGGAATTCACTTCGTAAGTGAACAAGGTATGGGAACCATTTTTTATATCAGAATTCCACAAGTATTGATGTCAGATGGGGGAGGACAACCATGA
- a CDS encoding response regulator: MINVVIADDELLMRIGLKSMINWEEQGFQIIGEAANGREALEIVQEHRVDLIITDIKMPVMDGLELIREASQWMDSCQYVILSCVDEFKYAQEALKLGAADYLIKSDIKQQQLVEVLNTVKKKITHSAPKGHSDQTEQYKQSVSYLKETLFKEIFSGFREEQEILQQISALNIAIRPDDMLLFKLRVDQFETIRTKYVEKDEKLLRYAVVNILEEMIPKKWAKEIIIENSAEYLLVMNIPGESEGRRPKEELNRLFDKITLAMKDFLNISFSVGVSSIVPSFSYLKTAYKEADLALRNRFFAGSGKVIYYEHATTVVASDSYGFILSREDERALKTALEGDDYSQFRERLEVIRNALNNESISETVIRNVYIRVMELISSRFPGTPPSVAGGKTLYEQLLGQETFQSIHDFVTGYLEQGIQYGRTLEIAPQSYADSAIAIIMRDYAVDISLQSVATQINVNPSYLSRIFKQETGGNFINFLTKVRIDKAKYYLEAKNFKVYEVAEKVGYPNTTYFSKIFKKIVGVTPEEYRG, from the coding sequence ATGATCAATGTAGTAATCGCCGATGATGAACTGCTCATGCGGATAGGACTCAAGTCGATGATCAATTGGGAGGAGCAGGGCTTTCAAATTATAGGTGAAGCAGCTAATGGTAGGGAAGCGCTTGAAATCGTTCAGGAGCACCGTGTCGATTTAATCATTACCGATATCAAAATGCCTGTCATGGATGGGTTGGAATTGATTCGTGAGGCTTCCCAATGGATGGACTCTTGCCAATATGTGATCTTAAGCTGTGTAGATGAATTTAAGTATGCTCAAGAGGCTTTGAAACTAGGGGCCGCTGATTATTTGATCAAGAGTGATATCAAACAACAGCAGTTAGTTGAGGTTCTTAATACCGTCAAGAAAAAAATAACTCACTCCGCCCCTAAAGGTCATTCTGATCAAACGGAGCAGTATAAACAAAGTGTAAGTTACTTGAAGGAAACGTTGTTCAAAGAAATATTCAGCGGGTTTCGAGAGGAACAGGAAATACTTCAACAGATTTCTGCTTTAAATATTGCCATAAGACCGGACGATATGCTCCTCTTCAAGCTTAGGGTAGATCAGTTTGAGACGATTCGGACCAAATATGTGGAGAAAGATGAGAAACTACTCCGATATGCGGTCGTCAACATATTGGAGGAAATGATACCAAAGAAGTGGGCCAAGGAGATCATTATTGAGAATTCGGCTGAATATCTCTTGGTGATGAATATACCGGGGGAAAGCGAGGGTAGGCGGCCTAAGGAGGAACTTAACCGGTTGTTCGATAAGATTACGTTAGCGATGAAGGATTTCCTCAACATTTCCTTCTCTGTTGGTGTAAGCTCCATCGTTCCTAGCTTTAGTTACTTGAAGACGGCTTATAAGGAAGCTGATTTGGCACTCAGAAATCGTTTTTTTGCAGGGTCCGGTAAAGTTATCTATTATGAACATGCCACGACTGTGGTTGCTTCCGATAGTTATGGATTTATATTGAGTAGGGAAGATGAGAGAGCTTTAAAGACTGCATTGGAGGGAGACGATTACAGTCAGTTTCGGGAACGATTGGAAGTGATTAGAAACGCTTTGAATAACGAGTCTATTTCGGAGACAGTCATACGTAATGTTTATATTCGGGTCATGGAATTGATCAGCTCACGGTTTCCTGGTACTCCGCCCTCTGTAGCTGGGGGGAAAACACTGTACGAGCAATTACTGGGGCAAGAAACTTTTCAGAGTATCCATGACTTTGTAACGGGTTATTTAGAGCAGGGAATTCAATATGGCCGTACTTTAGAGATTGCCCCGCAGAGCTATGCGGATTCGGCTATTGCTATCATTATGCGAGATTATGCTGTAGACATCTCACTGCAAAGCGTGGCCACTCAAATCAATGTAAATCCGTCTTATTTAAGTCGGATCTTCAAACAGGAAACTGGCGGGAATTTCATCAATTTCCTGACAAAGGTCAGAATCGATAAGGCTAAATACTACCTGGAGGCGAAAAACTTCAAAGTGTATGAAGTGGCTGAGAAGGTTGGGTATCCGAATACAACGTACTTCAGTAAAATTTTCAAAAAGATCGTAGGGGTCACTCCGGAAGAGTATCGTGGGTAA